The following proteins are co-located in the Vicinamibacteria bacterium genome:
- a CDS encoding aminotransferase class V-fold PLP-dependent enzyme translates to MNDRRALAMLLHDTADRAIRYLEELEHRSVQASAAGLAGLARLQTPLPEGPREPADVLAQLDEIGSPATMASAGGRFFGFVIGGSVPAALAANWLATAWDQNAGLRVASPIAAALEDVALGWLVDLLSLPPGTGGGFVTCATTANVAGLAAARHALLAREGWDVEARGLFGAPYITVVVGDEVHTSLLKALALLGFGRERVVRVPVDGRGRIRADALPPLAGPTIVCLQAGNVNTGAFDPALEVVAVARKARAWVHVDGAFGLWAAASPLRAPLLAGFEGADSWATDAHKWLNVPYDSGLVFCRDPEHLRRALSAGGAYLVQGEAREPYQYTPDFSRRARGADVWAALASLGRRGVADMVERTCGHAARFAAGLAAAGYELLNDVALNQVLVSFGEAAVTRRVAAAVQADGTCWCGTTEWQGRTAMRISVSSWATTEEDVERSLAAILAAASQARRG, encoded by the coding sequence ATGAACGATCGCCGTGCGCTTGCCATGCTCTTGCATGACACCGCCGATCGGGCCATCCGGTATCTAGAGGAGCTTGAGCATCGTTCCGTGCAGGCGTCAGCCGCGGGTCTGGCCGGCCTGGCCCGCCTGCAGACGCCCCTGCCCGAGGGACCCCGCGAACCCGCGGACGTGCTGGCCCAGCTCGACGAGATCGGCTCCCCGGCGACGATGGCCAGCGCCGGCGGCCGCTTCTTCGGCTTCGTCATCGGCGGGTCGGTGCCCGCCGCTCTGGCCGCGAACTGGCTGGCCACGGCCTGGGACCAGAACGCCGGCCTGCGTGTCGCGTCGCCCATCGCCGCCGCCCTCGAGGATGTTGCCCTCGGATGGCTGGTCGATCTCTTGTCGCTCCCCCCCGGGACTGGCGGAGGGTTCGTCACCTGCGCCACCACCGCCAACGTGGCGGGTCTAGCCGCGGCCCGACATGCCCTGCTCGCTCGCGAGGGGTGGGACGTGGAAGCGAGGGGCCTTTTCGGTGCGCCTTACATCACGGTCGTCGTCGGCGACGAGGTGCACACGAGCCTCCTGAAGGCCCTGGCGCTACTTGGGTTTGGCCGCGAGCGCGTCGTTCGAGTCCCGGTGGACGGTCGGGGGCGGATCCGGGCGGACGCCCTCCCTCCCCTCGCGGGACCGACGATCGTCTGCCTCCAGGCCGGCAACGTGAACACAGGTGCCTTTGACCCCGCCCTCGAAGTGGTCGCCGTGGCCCGAAAAGCGAGAGCGTGGGTGCACGTCGACGGGGCCTTTGGCCTGTGGGCCGCGGCGTCTCCCCTCCGTGCACCCTTGCTGGCCGGGTTTGAAGGGGCTGACTCTTGGGCCACGGACGCCCACAAGTGGCTGAACGTGCCGTACGACAGCGGGCTCGTCTTCTGCCGAGACCCCGAGCACCTCCGGCGCGCACTCTCCGCGGGCGGAGCCTACCTCGTGCAGGGCGAGGCCCGGGAGCCCTACCAGTACACTCCAGATTTCTCCCGCCGCGCGCGGGGGGCCGATGTATGGGCTGCCTTAGCGTCCCTGGGGCGTCGCGGGGTCGCCGATATGGTGGAACGGACCTGCGGGCACGCGGCGCGTTTCGCAGCGGGCCTCGCGGCCGCCGGGTACGAATTGCTGAACGACGTCGCCCTCAACCAGGTGCTCGTCTCATTCGGCGAGGCGGCGGTGACACGGCGGGTGGCGGCGGCCGTGCAGGCGGACGGCACCTGCTGGTGCGGCACCACGGAGTGGCAGGGCCGGACGGCGATGCGCATCAGTGTCTCGTCCTGGGCCACGACCGAAGAAGATGTCGAACGCAGCCTGGCGGCGATATTGGCGGCGGCGAGCCAGGCTAGGCGCGGCTGA